GACACCAACGGCGTTTCCGGCGTGGTCGCCGTCAAGCAGGTGTATCCCAACGTGCCGATCGCCGTGTATTCGGCAGCGCCGGCGGCGGACATGGAAGACGCCTGCATCGAAGCGGGTGCCGACACCTACATCGAGAAATCGGCGAGCTCCGCCGAGCTGGCCGCGGCCCTGCGCGGCCTGCTGATGGCCGGCTCCGAAGAGGCCGACGAGCCCGCGCTGGCCAGCAACAGCAAGCTCTCCAAGCGCCAGACGCAGTTGATCGCGATGCTCGACAAGGGCATGAGCAACCGCGACATCGCCACCGACCTGGAGATCAGCGAGCACACGGTGAAGGTGCACCTGTGGCGCCTGTTCCGCCGCCTGGGCGTGAAGAGCCGCACGCAGGCGCTGCACTATGCGCGCACCAATGGGTTGATCTCGAACAATTAGAGCTCGCCCCCAGGCTCCGCGCACTTCGTGCGCTCCTCCCTCCCCCTACCGGGGGCAACACCAGAGGCCCGGCAAAGCCGGTTCCTCGGTGTTTCTGGAAGGGACAGGTCGGCCGTTAGGAGGCTGCTGAAAACCGCGCTCTTGCGCGGTTTTTTTATGGGTGCGGGAGTCGTCAGCCGCCGGAGGCGCTGACGCGGGCTTGGGCGACGGCTTCGTCGGCGTCGTGCAGTGCGACGCGGAAGACGCTGCCGCTGCCGAGGCGGGAGCGCACGCTGACGGGGTGGCCGAGCACGTGGGAGAGGCGGGCGACGATGGCCAGGCCGAGGCCGAAGCCGTCGGACGTGCCGGCATGGTCGGCCACCTTGTAGAACTCCAGGAACACGTCGCGCAGGTTCTCGGGCGCAATGCCGATGCCGGTGTCCCACACCTCGATGCGCAGGTCCTCGCCCGCTCCGCGCGAGGCCAGCAGCACGCCACCGTCGGCGGTGTACTTGATGGCGTTGGCCAGCAGGTTGCCGATCATGCGGCGCACGCGGATCGGATCGGTGAGAAAGCTGCCTTCGGTCACGTGCACGCGGAAGTCCAGGCCGCGGCTTTCGGCCACAGGACGGTATTGCAGCTCCAGGTCATGCAGCAGCTCGCCCACGTCCACGCGCTCGATGTGCAGCCGCACCTGGCCCGAGTCGATGCGCGCCAGGTCGAACATCGAATCGAACAGCGCGTTCACGGCATGCGTCGCGCGAACGATCTTGGGCGCGAGTTCCAGCACCAGCTCGGGCTCGTTGCGCAGCCAGTCGGCATAGAGCGACAGTGCCAGCACGGGCTGGCGCATGTCGTGCGCGGCGCTGGCGAGAAAGCGGTTCTTCATCGCCACCGCCGCGACCGCCGCTTGCCTCTGCTGGGTCAACGACTTGATCAGGATGTGGTTGTGGAACAGCAGCTCCAGACTGTTGCGCGCCGTCTCGTGGATGTGACGCCCCGCCCGCAGCAGCAGGAACCAATGCAGGATGGGCAGGATGGGCATCAGGAAGCCGTACTGGAAATGCGGCTCCACGATGTTGATGCTCAAGAGCCGGATCAGCACCGCGCCCAGCATCGTGATGAACAGCGTATTGACGTAGCGCTTGAGCAGTGGCGGATGCAGCGCCAGCCCGTTGAGCGGAAAGGTGCCCACGCCGGCCACGATCAGCCAGCTCATGAACTGGTTGACCTGCGGCGTGCGCTCGAAGAACAGGAGGACCGACGTGCCCCAGACCACCGCGCTGGTGCTCC
The Variovorax sp. OAS795 genome window above contains:
- a CDS encoding response regulator transcription factor, producing the protein MSIYVIDDHPLMRDAIVMVLRRLRPAENIVELERLDKLASSVQQRGAPTLFCLDLKLPDTNGVSGVVAVKQVYPNVPIAVYSAAPAADMEDACIEAGADTYIEKSASSAELAAALRGLLMAGSEEADEPALASNSKLSKRQTQLIAMLDKGMSNRDIATDLEISEHTVKVHLWRLFRRLGVKSRTQALHYARTNGLISNN
- a CDS encoding HAMP domain-containing sensor histidine kinase, whose product is MANASIASTPVPASADEAESWVRGELIRSLMRSARGSYIVSAALMPLMVGLNWSYIPHWELLTWLAAGLIATACRAWGAQVYAVRYAGRSAAAQQQFTERYGFIWSTSAVVWGTSVLLFFERTPQVNQFMSWLIVAGVGTFPLNGLALHPPLLKRYVNTLFITMLGAVLIRLLSINIVEPHFQYGFLMPILPILHWFLLLRAGRHIHETARNSLELLFHNHILIKSLTQQRQAAVAAVAMKNRFLASAAHDMRQPVLALSLYADWLRNEPELVLELAPKIVRATHAVNALFDSMFDLARIDSGQVRLHIERVDVGELLHDLELQYRPVAESRGLDFRVHVTEGSFLTDPIRVRRMIGNLLANAIKYTADGGVLLASRGAGEDLRIEVWDTGIGIAPENLRDVFLEFYKVADHAGTSDGFGLGLAIVARLSHVLGHPVSVRSRLGSGSVFRVALHDADEAVAQARVSASGG